The stretch of DNA TGCCACTGGTCTGGTGCTAGATGCAGGCCGGGAGGAGGCGGTTATTCTGCCAGTCTATGAAGGCGTACCGGTTTTAAAGGCTTGGAAAGCGACACCTTTGGCCGGGTCAAAGGCTATGCAAGCTGAGGTCGGTCGGTTACTTCAAGCTTGTACGGTTAAAACCAATGATGGACAAATTCAACCAGTGGCTGAAGCACCCCAAGCCCAATTGGCGGATGATACAATAGTTGAAGACATACAAATCCGTTTGTGCTTCGTGACCGATTTGGAGCGAGGTCTGCAATTGCAAAAGATCCGCAAAGATGCGAGTCAAGTGTCGGGATTGTCGAGCTTTTTGAAGAAGACTGTGCCTGCCGTGACGTATCCATTGCCTGCCGGTCACACACTTCTTTACGTTGACGGAATGACTCGTGAAAGTGCGGCCGAGGTCATGTTTGAGCCCGATGAAGACGGACGCACCTTGGCCTCACTCCTCTTGGATGCTATAATAGCTTGTCCAATTGATATGCGACGCGAATTGGTGGAGAATGTTGTGATTGTGGGTGGTACATCAATGATGGTGGGCTTCAAGGCTCGGTTGTTTCAAGAGATCAAGCATTTGATTAAAGAGGAAAACTACTATCAGGAAAAGATGGGCGTTCTAGTTGACCAATTCAAACTCCATGTCACACCAACGCAAGCAAATTTCGCGTCATGGACCGGAGCTTCGATATTTGGCGCCACGGACGCCATCAGCACCCGATCGTTTACGCGAGAAATGTTcctcaaagaaaaaataattccTGATTGGAGCGATTTCAGGTTTAATCAGCTTTATGTGGAAGAAAAGCCGCCAACTTAATTGTCTAAAACTTTCTTAAAAGTATTGCATTCAATGATAAAATTTCTTCGTTACTTACATTAAAACAGATTTTTAGTAATGACGCAAGTTAATCctgaacttgtttttttttccaactgGTTGAtaccttcattttgaataacaTCTTAACAAACAACGAAAGAAAATATGTAATCTTGATCAGGAGGCTTAAGGGAAGGAAAATCACGTCTCATTAATAATTGATATGGTATATAAATCACCAAGATGCAGGTGTTTGTAAACGCTTGTTCTTGGAAATTGT from Tigriopus californicus strain San Diego chromosome 3, Tcal_SD_v2.1, whole genome shotgun sequence encodes:
- the LOC131878326 gene encoding actin-related protein 10-like — encoded protein: MPFYEGIGLIAEKNAVVIELGSAFTKVGYAGEATPRAILPTPELPLDDEEALYDTLFELIHRVYFKHLLVNPRDRRVVILDPLIGPVSLKRALARVLFQHFEALSVLFAPSVLMPLVTLGRATGLVLDAGREEAVILPVYEGVPVLKAWKATPLAGSKAMQAEVGRLLQACTVKTNDGQIQPVAEAPQAQLADDTIVEDIQIRLCFVTDLERGLQLQKIRKDASQVSGLSSFLKKTVPAVTYPLPAGHTLLYVDGMTRESAAEVMFEPDEDGRTLASLLLDAIIACPIDMRRELVENVVIVGGTSMMVGFKARLFQEIKHLIKEENYYQEKMGVLVDQFKLHVTPTQANFASWTGASIFGATDAISTRSFTREMFLKEKIIPDWSDFRFNQLYVEEKPPT